In one window of Fictibacillus phosphorivorans DNA:
- a CDS encoding DUF1672 family protein, with protein sequence MLHTSKIAIITASILGITLLGGCSLLEKKKDNPYVRVQDYTGKEFRLPNGDKNDKIAEANREKVISGTEAFFLEKYKTKVKVNNIVGNKDGATVYVESVGEPHFHTFVVIPIDTLENVRPDGIWTQEREVEGDIESGIYALIHEKKINNLNNYLNEFVKKHPVVGLREEAYKNTASTGYTTPYYYIITYGDSLTPYLDQYLSNPETKKEVYQQKSQSSTFDPENHNIVIELFMKEENKEPDQKIFDELEADIEKMDGLPPGSYSVILNDNYIQKEDAHGQKDNTLMRGNPDYIIKE encoded by the coding sequence ATGTTACATACAAGTAAGATAGCAATAATTACAGCTTCGATTCTAGGAATCACACTATTAGGAGGCTGTAGCTTACTAGAAAAAAAGAAAGATAATCCATATGTTCGTGTTCAGGATTACACAGGCAAGGAATTCAGACTGCCGAACGGTGACAAGAACGACAAAATTGCTGAAGCAAACAGAGAGAAAGTGATTTCAGGAACGGAAGCCTTTTTTCTTGAAAAATATAAAACAAAAGTGAAGGTGAACAACATTGTGGGGAATAAAGACGGTGCTACTGTATATGTGGAATCCGTTGGAGAACCTCATTTTCACACATTCGTTGTTATCCCAATTGATACACTAGAAAACGTGCGACCAGATGGTATTTGGACCCAAGAACGTGAAGTGGAAGGTGATATTGAAAGTGGCATTTATGCTTTAATTCACGAGAAAAAAATAAATAATCTCAATAATTATTTAAATGAATTTGTTAAGAAGCATCCCGTTGTTGGTCTTAGAGAAGAAGCATATAAGAATACTGCTTCAACAGGCTATACAACACCTTATTACTATATTATTACTTATGGAGACAGTCTAACTCCATACTTAGATCAATATTTAAGTAACCCTGAAACAAAAAAGGAAGTGTATCAGCAAAAATCTCAGTCTTCAACTTTCGACCCAGAAAATCACAATATTGTAATTGAATTATTTATGAAAGAAGAAAACAAAGAACCTGATCAAAAGATTTTCGATGAGCTTGAAGCAGATATAGAAAAAATGGATGGACTTCCTCCTGGTTCTTACTCAGTAATACTTAACGATAATTACATACAAAAAGAAGATGCGCACGGCCAGAAAGACAATACTCTTATGCGCGGTAATCCTGATTATATTATTAAGGAGTAA